The Narcine bancroftii isolate sNarBan1 chromosome 6, sNarBan1.hap1, whole genome shotgun sequence genome window below encodes:
- the srp9 gene encoding signal recognition particle 9 kDa protein, with translation MTYIPNWEEFVRAAEKLCLSEPMKVRVVIKYRHCAGLLSMKVTDDVVCLQYKTDQAQDVKKFEKFQNQLMRLMVSRECRSNLMEIE, from the exons ATGACTTACATCCCGAACTGGGAAGAGTTCGTCCGGGCGGCCGAGAAACTGTGCCTGAGTGAGCCCATGAAG GTGCGGGTGGTCATCAAGTACCGTCACTGTGCAGGCCTTCTGTCCATGAAAGTGACCGATGATGTGGTG tgtCTGCAGTACAAGACGGACCAGGCTCAGGATGTAAAGAAGTTTGAGAAATTCCAGAATCAGTTGATGCGCCTGATGGTTTCTCGGGAATGTCGCAGCAACCTGATGGAGATAGAGTGA